In Mustela lutreola isolate mMusLut2 chromosome 16, mMusLut2.pri, whole genome shotgun sequence, the genomic window CGCTCCAATTGGtcgtggcggcggcggcggcggcggcgcgcgcgACCCCAGCGAGGAGGGGAAGCCggtggcagcggcggcggcggaaCGGGCGGAGGCTGCCGGTTTCGTAACCGTCGTTCCACCTCGGTGACTCGCGGGCTGCGAGGCCTGGGTTCGTCGGGCCGCGCCGCGCGGGGCCGCTCGGAGTGGAGGCCGCCTGGGGGCGGGCGGGCTGGAGGCGCAGGTAAGGAGGCCGCGGGCGGGCGGgctgagggaagaggaggaggccgCGGCGGAGCCGGCCGCTCGCTTAGGTGCCGGCCGGGCCTGAGGCGGCCGGCTGGCCGGGAAGGCCCCGCGCGGCccgcggcgcgggcggcggcccCGCGCGGCGTCTGATGCAACCTGCCGGCAACACCCGGCGGGGCCGCTGAGCTCATCCCTGGCCGCGGCCCAGCGCCGCGGCGCCACCCACCGACCCCCGCGCTCCCCCCCGGGAGCCCCTCGCCGCCGGCCCGCGACGGGACgggacggggtggggtggggcggggcgggggacgAGGTGTGCCCCCTCTGGAACCCGGCGTCTGTTGGAGAAACGGGCCGTGGTGACAGGCCCGGCGCGTTATTGGCCCCCGGGGATACGGGGTGTTCCCCAGAGCAGCGGGAGGTGGACCGTCCCTCACTGTAGTGCCACATCGGGTCTTGCCCGCCCCTCCAAGACCGCTCGGGGCGGGCCGGCGACCCTTCGGTTCCGAAGTTCGTAGAGCGTCCAAGTGGGCAAGGAGAGCAGTTCATGGTGAAGTCCATGACTTTCCAGAACTAATCCCGCGCTCGCTTGAGGAGCTGTAATGCGAATGTCCTGCACTTCACTGCCCAACGAGGTTAGACGAACGTGCGGCCAGTGGACCGGGAAAAGAGACGGGCCAGAAGCGAGGCGCTTCGTGAGCCGGTCGCAGCGAACACAGGCTAGAAGACCGCTAGCAGAGGTGTCCAGGTGAAGAGGATGGAAGTGCATGTTTGAGGGGGAAGGGTCTTCGGTCCTCCCGCGGGAGCTTGTATGTTTTTAATCCTTCGTTCCGTTGGCCTTGTGTTTGAGACTTGTGTTGTGATCGGGCACCTTAGGACGTGTCGGTTTCAGAAGGGTTTTCAGGTGAGTGGGTTACACCAAAAATTGGTAGTTTTCTCCCCGAGCCTATACTCCGCGAATCCTTACGTGAAAGAGTTTGCCCTTAAATTCAGATAGGATAACGCGACTCCCAGataaattttggaaagaaaatactGTAAGGGCTCGCTCTACTAAGGAATTCTGCATCTTAAAAGTTCCTGATCCTGGAAAGTTTAAAAATCTGGTCAGCGATTACCACTTGATCAGTATTGGGGAAGAGCTGTTCTTAAAGCGGATTCTCTGTTTCTGAAAAAGCTTCCTATAAATAAGGCTGAGTAATTACACGATGCCAGTGAGCTGAAGGATTTTTCGATTTCTTGATTCCTGCTTCTGGTGGGTGCACTCGTCTGATTCAGTCGTTTTTAATACTTGCCTGAAAAACAGGAGGAAACAcgatttcatattttcaaagtatCCGTTAAATTCTCCAGAGCACATCATGACCGTCAGCAGTTGTCTAATTTTGGAGAGGTGGTTTCACCTGTAGGGATTTAAACAGCACCTGGTGAGTCCCTGGTGAAGACAAATAGGACCTCAGGGGATTGAATTTGGTCTTTTGGTCTAGGATTGCCTCACCTGATCACAGTAATGGTAAACGTGGGTAGCTGCAGTTCCGGGTCTGTTGTATATTCTTGTGAGCGAGTGTTTCCACGGGGTTCTTGTAGGTTCATTGGTCTCCTACCTTTCTGGCTTTCCAACCCTATgggttaaagaatttttttatttgagtaagaTTTCCTGTTAGAGGTATATTTATAAACACTGTgtgtactgtttttttttgtatgttgtaAATCCTAccaaaagtagattaaaaaatgatgttaaaaAAGGCAAATGAACGTACATTTTCTCCATACTCTAGTGGATCATTCATGTACTTCCTGAAGGGATGTACCCTCCTTCATGGAGCCCGGAGTTGGGTCATAAAGCAAGCAGTGGCAGCTAAATAGAAATCCTGCTCATTTGGGTATGTATTGACTTTGCTTACCTTGACATCCCGTTAAGTACAGAGTTGTCAGACCTTGGCAACATGTACCTAAGAACTTGAGGTTATTCATTGGAACACATAACtggcaaaatagaaaataaaggttCTTAGATGAAGCAAAGACCAGACAAGAAATGTTCATTGTGTAGACCGGGCACTCGAAGTAGCAAGTGGACTTGTATTCTTATTTTCCTGTCCACCTTTAAGAAAGACcgagaactggggcgcctgggtggctcagtggttaagccgctgccttcggctcaggtcatgatctcagggtcctgggatcgagtcccgcatcgggctctctgctcagcagggagcctgcttcctcctctctctctctctgtctgcctctctgcctacttgtgatttctctctgtcaaataaataaagaaagaccGAGAACTTAGGGTAGGAAGACTACGATCTTACTAACACTCTTGATTTAATTGTGGTTGTTTTAAGAGATTTCAGTGCTGGAGAATCTCATTTTTATATaggacatttataaaaataaatgttttctcttcACCTCTGAGCCAGTATTGGACAGGTATTTCTCCAGTGCAGGACACTCCACCACTCTGTGGCTGGCCCTCCACTAGGTGCTGGCCATATAGATATGAAGACAGAGTCCTGCCTCTAGCTTGGTCTGCAGGGAGCCACACTATAGAGCTGGCACTGACAGAGAAACTAGGGGAACAGATTGGACAgccacacaaagaaaaaagaaagcgtGACCATTTAGGGATCGGTAGTTGTTCGGTATTACCACGGTGTGAAGAAGCATAAAGAGCAAGGGCTGGGCGGGGAGTGAATACCTTCAATTTGATGCTGGACCCCGGAGCAGGTCTGAGTGCTCAGTTGCTCTGGAGACCATGGTTGGAGGGTGCACTGCTAAACCAGAGGGGATGAGTGCCCCTGGGAGATGATGTCAGCCTGAGGTAATTCTGTGGTGTTAGGACAGAGAGGGATGGTGCTTGGAAGTTCTTTTGGAAGGTGGATGGGTAGAATTGTCAGATACCAATGATTGTACAGATTGGGAGTAAGGGAGAAACATCTGTGAATATTTTGGAGTATAGATGCTCATGAGGAAATTTTGAGTTGAGAATTTATTTTGGGGAGCATGGGGAGGAATATCTGGTTGTCTataacatcaaaaaagaaatgacaggagGATTAAGGAAAGTCTTGACAAGTTTGCTTTCCTAAATGAAACGTGAGAGAAATTTGTTTTACTCATTCTAAcctttctgagttttcagtgtGTTACTGATTTGAATAAACATTACTTGAATtaagaaatctgaattttaaaaaaatttgcccAGTGGACCGTCTTTCTAAAGATCCATTGTTAATCTGCAGCATTGGCTCTCAAACCTCAGTGTCAACGGAATTGTGTGGAGGGCCCTTTAAAACAAGATTGCTCAGCCCTATTCCTAGAGCTCTGGATTCTTATGTGGGGGTTAGGGGGGcagcctgagaatctgcatttctttttgttgttgttggttttttttttttttttttttttttgagaatctgcatttctgacaaattcccaaatgctgctgctgctggtccagggaccacactttgagaactactgatCTTCAGTTTGTCTTCTGCTCCCTGCTTGAATGATTCACATGCTAGGAAACGAGGCACCACCCTACTTCCTGTAGAATGAACTTTGGAATAGTGTTTGTCCACAAAGGAGCCAGACTTTTGTTTATGATTGAATATCCAGATTtgaaataaactcatttttttcccccattgtagttgctcagtaaatgtttgtggaaGGAACAAAAGCATAAGTGATAGTGGaaactgtgaaatgtgtaacttTGAAGGTAGCTATTTGGCTTGTGTAAAAACAGAATTGATAATCTGGAGTTAACTTTCTTGGATCACTTGGCCCTTTGATCCCCTTTACTTGGTTTACTTTCCTTAATGgatatttttcacttaaaacttATTTTGTTGGCTTTGGttgaggaacttaaaaaaaatcatttttgagttctttttattgtttccaaGTTTCCTTGCTTATATTATTACCAGTTTGATAGTTACTCTTTGTTTTTCAAGCAAAGGGCACATTTTCAAagcccccctctctccctcacaccTGCTATGTTCAGCCTAGTACCCTAGCAAGAGGAGTCAGGCTGAGGTAAAATAGCTCTTCCCCATTCCCGTATCTTTGGATACAAAAATGGGCATGAATATCACTGAATTTGGAGCCTGTATTAAAAGCTTTTAGTGACTTGGGAATAAAAAGCAGGGCATAAAGGCTCTTTTATAGTGACTGAAGTTCGTGGCATATTTTCAGAGGCAGAAGACATCTTAACATTCTCTGTTCCGCATTTGCAGTTGGGGCAATTGAGGCCCAAAGAGGGGAATGATAGGTCCAGAGCAAAACTGTGGGAGCCAGAGCCAAAACAAAAATTGACCTGGTTCCTGCTCTGTGTTTTTTGGATCATTGTTATCTTTGAGCTGTCTGTAGAgattagctttatttttatttatttatttatttttaaaaaagattttatttatttgacagagatcacaagtaggcagaaaggcaggcagagagagagagagaggaggaagcaggctccctgctgagcagagagcccgatgcgggactcgatcccaggaccctgagatcatgacctgagctgaaggcagaggctttaacccactgagccacccaggcgcccctagagattagctttaaagattaaaaacataattggtgtatgaaaaataaaaaagttaaataagatGACCATGATCATGATAGTTGAGACAATCCCAGGAGAAGTattaaagaagttttaaaactCACCTAAAATTCTTATGTTCACTTTACaccaaataaataagcaataatGTAGATGGCCACTAACAGTGGTAAGGTGGCCCAGATTAATACTGAATTGCCACTGTTCAACTGGAAGGAAAAATAGGCAACATCATAAATTATCCAGGAAAAttgtgaaatgtttattttttatttatttatttatttgacagacagagatcacaagtaggcagagaagcaggcagagagagaggaggaagcaggttccctgctgagcagagagcccgatgcggggctcgatcccaggaccctgagatcatgacctgagccgaaggcagtggctttaacccactgagctacccaggcgcccctgaaatgtcTATTATTGAAGATAGACTTGGAGTAGATATCCATCTGTGGTTTGGAAGGAAGCTATCTCTTTTGCCTTAGTTTGGAGTGAGAACAGGTGACCCACTAACTCAGGGCTGCATGCGTGGCTTTGAAAACAattgaaaataatgataatatggactttaaaaggaaagatttttaaaagcagaccAGTGAAGATTGTTTATACAAGAAGTGCCTGGCTAAAGGTTTGGGTGAAGCTACTGGTGTTTACTAACTGAGCTTTTCCTAAGAACTGTGAGATGTACTCATTTGAGGCATTTCAGAATTCCGGCTCCAGGTTTTTTCCACTGATGTAGGTTTCGCAGTTTTGTGAAAAGAGAGCAGGATAGTTCTATGGTTCGTAACACTGCTGTCTAAATTTCCAAGAGTCCTGATTTCTTGGTAGGCATGGCTCATCTGCTGAGTCAGTTTGTCTTGAAGTGGCCTCATGATCCTGTATGGGCTCGTGTAGGTCTGCTTTTGACACATCTTGAGGCTGTTGTAGTGACCTAGTTGGATTGATGGTGATCCAAGTATGACTAGTCTCTGAAACTGTGGCTTCATTCCTAGGAGCAGCAGCACAGGAACCTGGGAGAGTTGGTGTTCCCTCCGCTGTGTCTGCTGTGTTCAGTGTGTGCcggctcaggctctctgctgagcttcaGCCCCATACTTGGTCTCCTTGGGGTGCATCATTAGGGCTTTTAGAAGCAGCATGGTGGGATGGGGCAGCACACTGGAGGTCCCAGAGCTTCTGGATCTCTGAACCAAGAAGCTAACTTGGGAAATCGGTGTAAACTACGATCTGTGAggtcattaaaaatgaaacaaaaacccaagacccctcccaccctccccagcaaaaaaaaagtcttttcgtAATACTCCATAAAGATGTACTCCGGGAGAAAAGTCAAGTTCTTGGTGACTCAGTCTCTGCATATTGGTGTCAGAGCATGCAGTCATCCTGGCAGGTTGTGGAGGTCGGGCACGGTGCCGTGGGATTCTGTTTTGATGTGAGCCAATAATTGAAACTTTGTCCCCCTTTCTTTGCAGGTGTCTCTTCTATCCTAATTGAACTCAGGTTTTCTGTGTTTTACCTAAATATCTCAAATTTCTCTCTGGCAGATTGCCAAGTGCTATTAGTTCATCTGTGCTACCTAATTAGtggtattcttttgtttttccttccattttttataataatcacaGATGGGCAGTACCCTCGGGGATTCAGGTGGGCTGAATTTGGCCTTCTGGTGCTCCTGTACTAACTTACCTTTCTAAATTAAATGATTTAGATTTCTGAAACATTGGAACAGTTGGCAGTTTCTGTATACTTTTCTCAGCATAATCAATTAATGTTGGCCTACTGTTAGGTACATGCAAGTTTAATCTCATTTGATCTTgtcatttcaaacattttaatgcaatttattttttaactaggtACATGTGAAGATTTCTTGGCAGCTTAGTGTGGAAACCATTGATCACTTTGCTCTCATTTCTGCCTGTTCTGTGTCCACAAGAGAGCGAGCCCAAATGAGCAAGATAGCCCAGCAGAACAGCTCTCCGGGGATAAGTGTTATTCACACTCAGGCTCATGCCAGCGGCTTACAGCAGGTTCCTCAGCTGGTGCCTGCTGGCCCGGGGGGAGGAGGCAAAGCCGTGCCTCCAAGCAAGCAAAGCAAAAAGAGTTCGCCCATGGATCGCAACAGCGATGAGTATCGTCAGCGCAGAGAGAGGAACAACATGGCTGTGAAAAAGAGCCGGTTGAAAAGCAAGCAGAAAGCACAGGATACACTGCAGAGAGTGAATCAGCTCAAAGAAGAGAATGAACGGTTGGAAGCAAAAATTAAATTGCTGACTAAGGAATTAAGCGTACTGAAAGATTTGTTTCTTGAGCACGCACACAACCTTGCAGATAACGTGCAACCCACTAGCACTGAAAATACAACAGCTTCCGATAATGCAGGCCAGTAGACCTCACCTCTTCGAAACTTCACGACTCGTGGCTTGAACGTTAAAGGTGTGACTGCCTACACCATTCATATCAATGGCCGAACACTGTCTCGTTCCATTATTCAAAGATCCACTGAAGGTTGTTTCCAGGATCAGCACTGAAGGGTTGATTAGCTTAAAAATGTTAGCCATGTAATTTGAATTATCTAGTTTTAAATGATAGGGATTTTTTTGTGTGGAGAACACACATTTTTAAGGTAtatggtaaaaaaacaaacaaaaaacgcaCCCCTGGACCTTGATGTTCTTAATAAATGCTCACTTCCCAAGAAATGCTTCTTTTGTAGGTTGATAAAAGGAAGGGGGAACTGGCAGGTCCTGCAGAAGGGTCTTGGTTTTATTGGAGATGATTAATTAGACTAAGGAAAGTTGAATGCCATCTATGTTGATTGTTTTgtgatttgtttttctaaattatgtattaaaaatcCTTAGGGCTATAGAAATCAATCACTTTGTAATTTGGAGTGATTTTATGTATAACATAAACCTTGTTTTAGCCTAATTAGTACTCTTTTCCCCCAACAAGTGTAAGTTTTTGAGTATTGGTGCCAGGTTAAGTAAATTCCGTTGCGTTTTAAAGGCAGCATTCAGCCAGTTggcttaaaaatacaaataattaggCAAAtaggtttcttaaaaataacagtaaagcATATTAGAATTATCCTTTTGGGATACCTTTGGGTTATTGGattggcattattttattttctaacaagAAAAAACCCCCAAGAGTTGTATATCGTAATTTTTATTTCGTAGATGgtggtcaaataagtaaatatttttaaaataccattttgagAGTCAAGTTAGTAAACAAATGCCTTAACAGTTTACAGATTGAGATTTAGGTAGTTTCTCCTGTGTCTAAATATCTGAAATGGGGCCATGATTTTTAAAGGCATAAATTTCTTGTGAAGGATCATTTGGCATTTGATCCTAACCAAGtgattattagaaaaatatgtcATCAACTCTATGCCGTCTCCCAAAATAGTAGTCTAAGAAAACTTGAAAGTGTAAGGTTTAacctttaatttatttcacttaaatacatctttttatattgtttttgtgatgtttctttttctagttagTGGGCTCTTGTAGACTTTTTGTACCACTgcttctgtttgttcatttgtatgCTTTTGTGTCccataaattattttagaaagaaaatgctgGTAAAACTCAGGATATTGACATTTTTGTTGAGACTAAAAAATGGCCGTCGCTGAAGTTGGGGATGCGCAGGTCTGGTTTATGTCAGTGTCGGTGGTTTTGATTGtctttgttgatttctttcttttcttttcttttctttttctttcttttttttttttttaaagcacaatcCTAGCTCAGATTTGTTGACTTTTGTGTAttactgtgtgtatgtgtctgggCTGGTGACAAGAGACAAGAGTCACATCTGATTAAAAAGTTTGTGTTACCAGGTATCTTATTTGGACATGGTCACTTCATTTTTGGCCATATTGTTTCTTACTAGGACCTAGAAGTTGTCCCCTTGGGTTGGTGCAAGACTGCTGTCTTTGCTCTTCTGGGCCAGTGGAAATACCATTGTGACCTGCAACTCAGTAAAGCCATTATTAAGGCCGTGAGCCTCTTCCACATGTGACTGGAACCCAGTGTTGTTCTTGAGAGCCACTGTCCCGGGAGGGTTAGCTC contains:
- the CEBPG gene encoding CCAAT/enhancer-binding protein gamma isoform X1, which encodes MFLILRSVGLVFETCVVIGHLRTCRFQKGFQVHVKISWQLSVETIDHFALISACSVSTRERAQMSKIAQQNSSPGISVIHTQAHASGLQQVPQLVPAGPGGGGKAVPPSKQSKKSSPMDRNSDEYRQRRERNNMAVKKSRLKSKQKAQDTLQRVNQLKEENERLEAKIKLLTKELSVLKDLFLEHAHNLADNVQPTSTENTTASDNAGQ
- the CEBPG gene encoding CCAAT/enhancer-binding protein gamma isoform X2 → MSKIAQQNSSPGISVIHTQAHASGLQQVPQLVPAGPGGGGKAVPPSKQSKKSSPMDRNSDEYRQRRERNNMAVKKSRLKSKQKAQDTLQRVNQLKEENERLEAKIKLLTKELSVLKDLFLEHAHNLADNVQPTSTENTTASDNAGQ